CGCAGCATTGGGTGAAGAATATGCTGATAATTGTGTGATTTTAAATGCGCCAAGTAAGACATTCTCACTTGCAGCATTATGTTTAGCAAATGCATTTATTCCAAATAAAGAATTAAGAGAAAAATTTGATTTTGAAGTAAATAATTCTGGTGCATATACATATAGTATTTTTGGAATCCGTGCTTTAGAAGTAGGATATACAGAATGTGCTGATTGGGTAGATCAGTTAAATGAACATTTATATGGAAACTATCAGTATTTTAAAAACTTCATGAAAGAAAAATATCCTGAGGTATGGGTAGCTGATCTCGAAGGAACATATCTTGTATGGTTCGATTGTAAATGTTTTGGATTGGATGGAAAAACACTTGGAGAATACTTACGAAACGAAGCTTCCTTATATTTGGATGATGGATATATTTTCGGGGATATAGGAGATGGATTTGAGCGTATTAATATTGCATGTACAAGACAAGTGCTAGTTGATGCATTGGATCGTTTTGATAAAGCAATGCAGAAGTTAAAAAACAACGCATAAAAAAGATACAAATAAAAAAGAAGCAAGGTGCTGTCAAATGATGATATGCTCCCTTCTAGGCAGACAAGTGAAATAATAAAAACTTGTCACTTAGGAGGGGGCATGCTTTATGTTCAGGGTGCCATTTGGGGACGGGGGTTAGTGGCTTTTTTTGCTCGCAAAAAAGCCACTAACCCCCGTCCCCAAAAGCTCTCTAAAAATGAAAATAAGTCGGATTAATAAGAAAATTCTACATGGAAGAAATGGTATTATTTAGATAAAATGATAGTGTAAAAACAGTACTGTTCATGGATATAGCAGTACACAAGCTTGAAATAATATGAAAAACAAAAAGCATAAAATAAGTAGAATAAAAACGGAGGTTTGAGAGATGTTTGATTACAAAGCAAAGCCATTTCATTTGACAGATGAAGAAGCAAAATGGGTGGAAGATACATATGAGGGAATGAGTCTGGAAGAAAAAATAGGACAATTATTTTGTCCGATTGTATTTACAAAAGATGAAAATGAGTTAAGAGAATTGGTTCAGACAAAACATATTGGTGGGATGTTATATCGAGAAGGTCCTGGAGAAGAACTTCGTCAGGCACATAAAATATTGCAGGATGCATCAAAGATTCCGCTTCTTACAGCATCAAATCTGGAGTATGGCGGAAATGGTTCTGCTATAGAGGGAACTTATTTTGGACGTGAGATGCTTGTCGCTGCAACTCAGGATGCAGAAAAAGCATATCAGCTTGGTAAAGTAAGCTGCAGTGAGGGTGCAGCAGTTGGTGTAAATTGGTCTTTCGCACCGGTAGTGGATTTGGATCAGAACTATCGCAATCCGATTACAAATGTTCGTACATTTGGGGATGATCTGCAGACAGTCATTAATATGGGTAAAGCCTATATTAAAGCTGCACAGGAAGAAGGTGTTGCAACTTCTGTAAAACATTTCCCAGGAGATGGAGTGGACGAGCGTGACCAGCACCTTTTAACCAGTGTGAATTACTTAAGCTGTGAAGAGTGGGACAAGACATATGGTAAAATTTATGAAGAAATGATTGATGCCGGAACTTTGACAGTGATGGCGGCACATATTGCGATGCCAGCATATGAAGAATATTTTGACAAGAAACCATGTGAGAAAATTATTCCGGCAACATTGTCTGAAAATCTGATGAAGCGTCTGCTTCGTGAAAAGTTAGGTTTCAATGGACTGATTACAACAGATGCAACACCTATGGTCGGATTTTGTAGTGCAGAAGAACGTGCTAAGGCAGTACCACTTTGTATTGAAAATGGATGCGATGTGATTCTTTTCAACCGCAACATGGACGAAGATATGCAGTACATGTTTGATGGCTATAAAAATGGACTTCTTTCAGAAGCGCGATTGGAAGAAGCAGTAAAACGTATTCTTGCTACGAAATCGGCAATGAAGCTGCCACAGAAAAAAGCCGAAGGAGCTCTAGTTCCGGGACCGGAAGCTCTGGATATCTTAAAATGTGAGAAGCATGATACATGGGCAAAAGAATGCGCAGATCAGGGCGTAACGCTTGTAAAAGATACACAGAATCTGCTTCCGTTAAATCCTGAAAAACAGAAACGTGTGTTATTGGAAATCATGGGAGATTTTCCATCCAATGAGCGAGTGACAGCATATTTTAAAGGAAAATTAGAAGCAGAAGGATTTGAAGTTACGGTATATGAAAAAGAAGGATTTGAAGTTATGGAAGATACCGTAGAAAGCTTCAAGAGTCGTTATGATCTCGTGCTGTATCTGGCAAATATTGAGACAGCTTCAAACAAAACAGTATCTCGTCTGAACTGGCATACAATGTTCGGTCTTGGAAACAACATGCCTTGGATGGTGCATGAGCTTCCTGTTGCATTTGTCAGCGTTGGAAACCCATATCATTTGCTGGATGCACCAATGGTAAAAACATACATCAACGGATATTGCAATTCTGAATATGTAATGGATGCTGTTGTGGATAAAATGATGGGAAGAAGTGAGTTTAAGGGAACATCACCGATTGATCCATTCTGTGGTAAGATTGATTTGAAATTCTAAGCATTAAAGCAAAACCAAAATCTAGCGGGTAAAAGCCGGCGGGGATGGGAACAGAGCCACTGTACCCGTCCCCGCTGGTTTTCTTTATCTGAAAAAAAGTCGGATAGATAATAAAAAACTACATAGCAGAAATCCTTTGATTTCGATACAATAAGTATTGTAAGAAGTCTATTATCGAGAAGTAATAGGAGGAAATAAATTTGACGATCACAAATGTAAGAATCAATGGAATAGAAAATCCAGTTGGGTTTGCTTATGATTATCTACTTTGTTCATGGAACGTGGAAGAAGCACAAGGAAAGAAACAGACAAATGTAGTCATTGAAGTTAGCGAGTCAGAAGATTTTGAAGAAATTTTATATAAAAAAGAAGCAGCGGATTTAAAGCAGAACGGTGAAAAACTGGATGTCGAATTAAAGCCTCGTACAACATATTATTATCGCGTGACAGTGACAACTGACGCAGGAGAATGTGTAACTAGTGATATCGCAACATTTGAAACAGGTAAAATGGATGAAGTATGGACTGGAAAATGGATTGCTCCGGCAAAAGAAGACACGATTCATCCAGTATTAGAGAAAACATTTGCGATAGAAAAAGAGGTGAAACGTGCTAGATTATATATGACAGGAGTTGGACTGTTTGAGACATATTTGGACGGAACAAAAATTGGAGAAGAGTATCTGGCACCATATATTAATGATTATGAGTCAGAAATCCAGGTGCTCACATTTCCAATGGAAGGTATTTTAAAAGAAGCAAAAGAATATACTTTGTCTGTAATGCTTGGAAAAGGCTGGTACATGGGTACGTTTGGGCTTGGGATGTCAGAGAAAAATTACGGAAGTAGAATGGCGGCAATCGGAGAATTACATCTGGAATACGAGGATGGAACAGAAGAGCTTATTGTGACGGATGAAAGTTGGAATTACTATGGTTCAGATATTGAAGATTCTGGAATCTATTTTGGTGAAATCCTGAATCGTCAGTTGTGGGATGGCAAAGAAAATGAGAAGAAACAGGTTGAAGTTTTAGAGCATCCGGAAGAACAAGAAGAGACAAAGAACCTTTCAGTAGAAAAATTGCAGGATCGTCTGAGCCTTCCGGTAGTTGAGAAAGAAACCCTTTCTGTACAGGATATTATCTATACACCTGCCGAGGAAATCGTGCTGGATATGGGGCAGAATTTTGCGGGATTTCTAGAATTTAAAGCAAACTTTCCAAAGGGGACAAAGGTTGTATTAGATTTTGGGGAAATTCTTCAGCAGGGTAATTTCTACAATAAAAATTATCGAGATGCAAAATCACAGTTCGTATATATTTCTGACGGAAGAGAAGAAGTGGTACGTCCACATTTTACATTTTTCGGATTCCGTTATGTACGTGTAACAGGATGGCCGGGCGAGTTGGATAAAGAAGATTTTGTGGGAAAAGTGATTTATTCAGATCTTCGCAGAACAGGTTCTCTTGAAACATCCGATGCAAAGATTAATCGTCTTTACCAGAATACGGTCTGGGGTCAGAAATCGAATTTTATTGATATGCCGACAGACTGTCCGCAGAGAAGTGAGAGACTTGGTTGGACCGGAGACGCACAGGTATTTGCACCAACGGCAAGCTATCATATGGACACAAGAGCGTTTTTCCATAAGTTCATCAAAGATTTAAGAGATGAGCAGAAAGTTCTGGATGGTGGTATGCCGAACTTTCTTCCAAACATTGGACATACAGAGAAGGCAGGTAGTGTATGGGGAGATATCGCAACATTTTTACCAAATACACTGTATACTTATTTTGGAAATGCAGAAGAAATGGAATACTGTTACCCGCTAATGAAGGATTGGGTAGACTTTATTGATAGAGGCGATGCGGCGAGGGGAGAACGCAAATATCTTTTTGATTTTATGGATACCTTTGGCGATTGGCTTGCATTGGATGGACCGACACCGACCAGTTTTAAAGGAAGTACAAATGATACATTTATTTCTTCAGTATATTACTATCGTTCCGTACAGATTGTGCGCCAGATGGCAGAAGTTTTAAATAAAGCAGAAGATGCGGTACATTATTGTGAGCTGGAAGAGAAAATTAAGAAGGCAGTATTGGATGAATTTTTTACACCGACAGGAAGACTTGCGATTGATACACAGGCAGCGTATGTGATTGCATTGAAATTTAAAGTTTATCTGGATCGTGAGCGAATTGTAGAACAGTTCAAGGCAAGATTGAAGCAGGACATGTATCAGATTAAATGTGGCTTCGTAGGAGCACCGCTTCTGTGTACAGTACTTGCAGAAGCAGGAGAATATGAATTGGCATATGATTTTCTGTTAAAAGAAGGATTCCCAAGTTGGCTTTACAGTGTAAATCTTGGAGCAACAACCATTTGGGAGCGATGGAATTCTGTTATGCCGGATGGAACAATCAGTGATACAGGAATGAATTCATTGAATCATTACGCATATGGTTCAGTCATGGAATTTGTTTATGCATACGTAGCAGGAATCCGTCCGTTAGAGGCAGGATTTGGAAAAGTTGCAATCGCACCGCATCCGGATGTGCGTATTCCGGAAATCGCATGCAGTTATGATTCTGTCAGCGGTCGTTATGTATGTAACTGGAAAATTGAAAAAGATGGAACATTTACAGTTCATGTTGAAGTTCCGTTTAATTGTGAAGCAGTAGTGGAACTTCCGGGCTATGAGAAGGAGCAGATGACATTGTCAGCAGGAAGTTATGACTTTTCATATGAACCAAAAGAAGATTTGAGAAAACCATACGGAAGAAATACCACCTTGTCGAGAATCGCAAAAGATGGACAGGCAATGGGAATTCTTGGGAAATATACACCTGCATTAGCAGGAATTGCAGCATCGGGAGATCCGGAAATGGGGGCTAATTCATTGGAAGATTTGTCACATATCGGATTCTTACCATTTGACCCGGCTGCGCTTGAGACAGCGATTGGAGAAATTTCCAATATTGTCGTGGAATAAATTTTGTGTAACTCCCACTGTTATGTGGGTAACGGAAAGAAAACAAGAGTGATATTCTGTTTTCTTTCTTGCATATAGAAGAAACAAGGAGTAACAAAATGGAAAGAAATTTGAAAGAACTGATTAGTCAGATGACACTGGAAGAAAAGGCGGGGATGTGTTCCGGACTTGACTTCTGGCATCTGAAAGGTGTGGAGAGACTCGGAATCCCGAGTACCACGGTAAGTGATGGTCCTCACGGACTGCGTAAGCAGGATGACAAGGCAGATCATCTTGGAATCAATGACAGTATCAAGGCAGTATGTTTTCCACCGGCTGTTCTTAGTGCATGTTCTTTCGATAGAGACTTGCTGGAAACTTTAGGAGAGACAGTTGGAGATGAAGCGCAGGCAACAGATTTGTCAGTTGTATTAGGACCAGCGGTAAATATCAAGCGCTCGCCACTTTGCGGAAGAAACTTTGAATATTATTCCGAAGATCCATATCTTGCAGGAGAATCCGCGGCAGCATTTATCAAAGGTGTACAGTCCAGACATGTTGGAACATCTATCAAACATTTTGCGGCAAATAATCAGGAATTTAATCGTATGAGTGCGTCATCGGAAGTAGACGAAAGAACAATGCGTGAGATTTATTTGCCAGCTTTTGAGACTGCTGTAAAGAAATCACAGCCATATACCGTGATGTGTTCCTATAACAAAATCAACGGAACTTATGCATCCGAAAATCCATGGCTTTTAACGAAAGTACTTCGCGATGAGTGGGGATTTAAAGGATATGTAATGTCTGACTGGGGTGCTGTAAATGATCGTGTAGAAGGCTTGAAAGCAGGACTGGAGCTGGAGATGCCTTCTTCAAATGGAATCAATGATGCAGAGATTGTGAAGGCTGTTCAGGAAGGAACATTGGATGAAGCTATTCTGGATCGTGCGGTAGAGCGTATCTTAAATATTGTATTTGAGTATGTGGATAACCGAAAAGAACAACCATTGACTTTAGAAGAAGATCATGAATTTGCACAGCATGTAGCAGAAGAATCCATTGTACTTCTAAAAAATGAAGAAAAAGTATTACCGCTTGAGAAAAATGAAAAGGTTGCATTTATCGGCGGATTCGTGAAGAATCCACGTTATCAGGGTGGCGGAAGCTCTCATGTAAATTCTTTCAAAGTAACAAGCGTCTGGGATGCACTGACAGAAAAAGAAAATGTTATTTATGCGGAAGGATTTTCATCAGAGACAGATGTATATGATGAGAAGCTGGCAGCAGAAGCGATCGAGGCAGCAAAACAGGTAGATAAAGCAGTTGTTTTTGCAGGACTTCCAGAATCCTTCGAGTCAGAAGGATATGACCGCAAACATATGCATTTGCCGGAGTGTCAGGATAAACTGATCGCAGAAATCGTAAAAGCACAGCCAAATACAATCGTTGTACTTCATAATGGTGCAGCGGTGGAGATGCCGTGGTTAAAAGATGTCAAAGGTCTGGTAGAGGCTTACCTTGGCGGGCAGGCTGTCGGACAGGCAGAGGCAAATATTTTGTATGGAAATGTAAATCCGTCCGGAAAG
This Ruminococcus hominis DNA region includes the following protein-coding sequences:
- a CDS encoding glycoside hydrolase family 3 C-terminal domain-containing protein; translation: MERNLKELISQMTLEEKAGMCSGLDFWHLKGVERLGIPSTTVSDGPHGLRKQDDKADHLGINDSIKAVCFPPAVLSACSFDRDLLETLGETVGDEAQATDLSVVLGPAVNIKRSPLCGRNFEYYSEDPYLAGESAAAFIKGVQSRHVGTSIKHFAANNQEFNRMSASSEVDERTMREIYLPAFETAVKKSQPYTVMCSYNKINGTYASENPWLLTKVLRDEWGFKGYVMSDWGAVNDRVEGLKAGLELEMPSSNGINDAEIVKAVQEGTLDEAILDRAVERILNIVFEYVDNRKEQPLTLEEDHEFAQHVAEESIVLLKNEEKVLPLEKNEKVAFIGGFVKNPRYQGGGSSHVNSFKVTSVWDALTEKENVIYAEGFSSETDVYDEKLAAEAIEAAKQVDKAVVFAGLPESFESEGYDRKHMHLPECQDKLIAEIVKAQPNTIVVLHNGAAVEMPWLKDVKGLVEAYLGGQAVGQAEANILYGNVNPSGKLAETLPIKLEDNPSYLNFGDGDKVEYSEGIFVGYRYYDKKKMEVAFPFGYGLSYTTFEYSNVKTDKDTLTEGETLQVSVDVTNTGDKFGKEIVQLYVADKTEAIRRPEKELKGFEKVALNPGETKRVTFTVDKRSLAWYNTEIQDWYAASGAYELLIAASSQDVRLTKTIQWKSTQVLPLHLHMNSTLGELQADERSRDFGIELKLKMNALFGLGSSEDSTDAVSDEMGDAIAFSIPVRNAVGFGLCTKEELQKKLDELNKR
- a CDS encoding glycoside hydrolase family 3 protein, with the translated sequence MFDYKAKPFHLTDEEAKWVEDTYEGMSLEEKIGQLFCPIVFTKDENELRELVQTKHIGGMLYREGPGEELRQAHKILQDASKIPLLTASNLEYGGNGSAIEGTYFGREMLVAATQDAEKAYQLGKVSCSEGAAVGVNWSFAPVVDLDQNYRNPITNVRTFGDDLQTVINMGKAYIKAAQEEGVATSVKHFPGDGVDERDQHLLTSVNYLSCEEWDKTYGKIYEEMIDAGTLTVMAAHIAMPAYEEYFDKKPCEKIIPATLSENLMKRLLREKLGFNGLITTDATPMVGFCSAEERAKAVPLCIENGCDVILFNRNMDEDMQYMFDGYKNGLLSEARLEEAVKRILATKSAMKLPQKKAEGALVPGPEALDILKCEKHDTWAKECADQGVTLVKDTQNLLPLNPEKQKRVLLEIMGDFPSNERVTAYFKGKLEAEGFEVTVYEKEGFEVMEDTVESFKSRYDLVLYLANIETASNKTVSRLNWHTMFGLGNNMPWMVHELPVAFVSVGNPYHLLDAPMVKTYINGYCNSEYVMDAVVDKMMGRSEFKGTSPIDPFCGKIDLKF
- a CDS encoding alpha-L-rhamnosidase, which gives rise to MTITNVRINGIENPVGFAYDYLLCSWNVEEAQGKKQTNVVIEVSESEDFEEILYKKEAADLKQNGEKLDVELKPRTTYYYRVTVTTDAGECVTSDIATFETGKMDEVWTGKWIAPAKEDTIHPVLEKTFAIEKEVKRARLYMTGVGLFETYLDGTKIGEEYLAPYINDYESEIQVLTFPMEGILKEAKEYTLSVMLGKGWYMGTFGLGMSEKNYGSRMAAIGELHLEYEDGTEELIVTDESWNYYGSDIEDSGIYFGEILNRQLWDGKENEKKQVEVLEHPEEQEETKNLSVEKLQDRLSLPVVEKETLSVQDIIYTPAEEIVLDMGQNFAGFLEFKANFPKGTKVVLDFGEILQQGNFYNKNYRDAKSQFVYISDGREEVVRPHFTFFGFRYVRVTGWPGELDKEDFVGKVIYSDLRRTGSLETSDAKINRLYQNTVWGQKSNFIDMPTDCPQRSERLGWTGDAQVFAPTASYHMDTRAFFHKFIKDLRDEQKVLDGGMPNFLPNIGHTEKAGSVWGDIATFLPNTLYTYFGNAEEMEYCYPLMKDWVDFIDRGDAARGERKYLFDFMDTFGDWLALDGPTPTSFKGSTNDTFISSVYYYRSVQIVRQMAEVLNKAEDAVHYCELEEKIKKAVLDEFFTPTGRLAIDTQAAYVIALKFKVYLDRERIVEQFKARLKQDMYQIKCGFVGAPLLCTVLAEAGEYELAYDFLLKEGFPSWLYSVNLGATTIWERWNSVMPDGTISDTGMNSLNHYAYGSVMEFVYAYVAGIRPLEAGFGKVAIAPHPDVRIPEIACSYDSVSGRYVCNWKIEKDGTFTVHVEVPFNCEAVVELPGYEKEQMTLSAGSYDFSYEPKEDLRKPYGRNTTLSRIAKDGQAMGILGKYTPALAGIAASGDPEMGANSLEDLSHIGFLPFDPAALETAIGEISNIVVE